The Streptomyces sp. NBC_01275 genome has a segment encoding these proteins:
- a CDS encoding nucleoside/nucleotide kinase family protein, protein MSLTFDDLLLRARSLAGDGRRRALLGIAGSPGAGKTTLAERLVRELNGAGEPWVAHIPMDGFHLADAELDRLGRRDRKGAPDTFDAAGYAALLRRLREEGDGDDLVYAPGFERVLEQPIAGAVPVPPTARLIVTEGNYLLLGAGAWTRVRAALDEVWFCELAEDERLRRLVARHEEFGKAHEEAVAWVLRTDQRNAELVATTRDRADLVIRPG, encoded by the coding sequence GTGTCACTGACCTTCGACGATCTGCTCCTGCGCGCCCGCTCCCTCGCCGGGGACGGCCGCCGACGCGCGCTGCTCGGCATCGCCGGCAGTCCCGGCGCGGGCAAGACGACCCTCGCCGAGCGTCTGGTACGGGAGTTGAACGGCGCCGGGGAGCCGTGGGTCGCGCACATCCCCATGGACGGCTTCCATCTCGCCGACGCCGAGCTGGACCGCCTCGGCCGCCGCGACCGCAAGGGCGCGCCCGACACCTTCGACGCGGCCGGGTACGCGGCCCTGCTCCGACGGCTGCGAGAGGAAGGGGACGGCGACGACCTCGTGTACGCGCCCGGCTTCGAACGGGTGCTGGAACAGCCGATCGCGGGCGCGGTGCCGGTGCCGCCGACCGCCCGGCTGATCGTGACGGAGGGCAACTACCTCCTGCTCGGCGCCGGCGCGTGGACGCGGGTGCGGGCCGCGCTGGACGAGGTCTGGTTCTGTGAGCTGGCGGAGGACGAGCGCTTGCGCCGACTGGTCGCCCGGCACGAGGAGTTCGGCAAGGCGCACGAGGAGGCGGTGGCGTGGGTGCTGCGGACCGACCAGCGCAACGCCGAGCTGGTGGCGACGACGCGGGACCGGGCGGACCTGGTGATCCGCCCGGGGTGA
- the prcB gene encoding proteasome subunit beta, which translates to MVGTGHDGRPADAFFTPGGSSFSDFLAVHRPELLPTRRPFPDGVRAAPDRFPHGTTVLALVYRDGVLIAGDRRATMGNVIAQRDLEKVHPADDHTAVAFAGTVGLAVDMVKLYQVELTHFEKVEGIPMTLGAKARRLATMIRQNLGQAMQGLAVVPLLAGYDTTAARGARGRIFSFDVVGGLYEKSPFHAEGSGSPYAHGALKKLYRADMTRREASLAALQALYDAADDDSATGGPDISRRIFPIVSVITEDGFERLPEAETEQLSREMVEQRHTRPDGPNATA; encoded by the coding sequence ATGGTGGGCACTGGGCACGACGGTCGGCCGGCGGACGCGTTCTTCACGCCGGGAGGCTCGTCCTTCAGCGACTTCCTGGCGGTGCACCGACCCGAACTGCTCCCGACGCGCCGCCCGTTCCCCGACGGCGTCCGGGCCGCCCCGGACCGGTTCCCGCACGGCACGACGGTGCTGGCCCTCGTCTACCGCGACGGCGTGCTGATCGCCGGCGACCGCCGGGCCACCATGGGCAACGTCATCGCCCAGCGCGACCTGGAGAAGGTGCACCCGGCCGACGACCACACCGCCGTCGCCTTCGCCGGCACCGTCGGACTCGCCGTGGACATGGTGAAGCTGTACCAGGTGGAGCTGACGCACTTCGAGAAGGTCGAGGGCATCCCCATGACCCTCGGCGCGAAGGCGCGCCGGCTGGCCACGATGATCCGGCAGAACCTCGGCCAGGCCATGCAGGGCCTCGCCGTCGTCCCCCTCCTCGCGGGCTACGACACCACCGCGGCCCGGGGCGCCAGGGGCCGTATCTTCAGCTTCGACGTGGTCGGCGGGCTGTACGAGAAGTCGCCCTTCCACGCCGAGGGCTCCGGCTCCCCCTACGCCCACGGCGCGCTGAAGAAGCTGTACCGCGCCGACATGACCCGGCGCGAGGCGTCCCTGGCCGCCCTGCAGGCGCTGTACGACGCGGCCGACGACGACTCCGCCACCGGCGGGCCCGACATCAGCCGCCGGATCTTCCCGATCGTGTCCGTCATCACCGAGGACGGCTTCGAGCGGCTGCCCGAGGCGGAGACCGAGCAGCTCAGCCGCGAGATGGTCGAGCAGCGCCACACCAGGCCGGACGGGCCGAACGCCACCGCGTGA
- a CDS encoding DUF5937 family protein → MSVVIVLDGAVRGRLSVTVSPFAELAACLHVLTGHAHHAGRSAWAEQVTGSAPPGFRAGLRRFAPLWTALRWRAFYPGLDASAPPGHGASPGALPLDRFAELTAYTCVSGYHGFAFDRVLRDPAQAAALRQAASGLAGPHLRLAEDLLRDPRALRADIADFVDLCRRVFFDALWADTEPVLARAAHQVRRRLADEGPAAALAALSPSSARVDSGTAGGPERVVFDKVHHAVVSPARTPVVLIPTLFGAPHLLVKNEPGLPPVVHFPVVAPDVGVTLARSRMLALTDPRRVRLCRLIARQAMPTADLAARLSMTRPQVSRHLRVLRDLGLVRVERHGRYVHYGLDLAAVERIGRDVAVALQY, encoded by the coding sequence ATGTCGGTCGTGATCGTCCTGGACGGCGCCGTGCGCGGCCGCCTCAGCGTCACCGTGTCGCCCTTCGCGGAACTGGCCGCGTGTCTGCACGTCCTGACCGGGCACGCCCACCACGCCGGCCGCTCCGCGTGGGCCGAGCAGGTGACCGGCTCGGCGCCGCCCGGGTTCCGGGCGGGGTTGCGCCGGTTCGCCCCGCTGTGGACGGCGCTGCGCTGGCGGGCCTTCTACCCGGGCCTGGACGCCTCGGCCCCGCCGGGCCACGGGGCGTCGCCGGGCGCGCTGCCGCTGGACCGGTTCGCCGAACTCACCGCGTACACCTGTGTGAGCGGCTACCACGGCTTCGCCTTCGACCGGGTGCTGCGCGATCCGGCGCAGGCGGCCGCGCTGCGGCAGGCCGCGTCGGGGCTCGCCGGGCCCCATCTGCGGCTCGCGGAGGACCTGTTGCGCGATCCGCGGGCGTTGCGCGCGGACATCGCCGACTTCGTCGACCTGTGCCGGCGGGTCTTCTTCGACGCGCTGTGGGCGGACACCGAGCCGGTGTTGGCCCGGGCCGCGCACCAGGTGCGCCGGCGTCTGGCGGACGAGGGGCCGGCGGCGGCGCTGGCGGCGCTGAGCCCCTCCAGCGCCCGGGTCGACAGCGGCACGGCGGGCGGACCCGAGCGGGTCGTCTTCGACAAGGTGCACCACGCGGTCGTCAGCCCGGCGCGTACGCCGGTCGTCCTCATCCCCACCCTGTTCGGCGCCCCGCATCTGCTGGTGAAGAACGAGCCGGGCCTGCCGCCCGTCGTGCACTTCCCCGTGGTGGCCCCGGACGTGGGCGTCACGCTCGCCCGCAGCCGCATGCTGGCGCTCACCGACCCCCGCCGGGTCCGCCTGTGCCGGCTGATCGCCCGCCAGGCGATGCCCACCGCCGACCTGGCCGCCCGGCTGTCGATGACCCGCCCGCAGGTCTCCCGCCATCTGCGCGTCCTGCGGGACCTGGGCCTGGTGCGCGTGGAGCGCCACGGCCGGTACGTCCACTACGGTCTGGACCTCGCGGCGGTCGAGCGGATCGGGCGGGACGTGGCGGTGGCGCTGCAGTACTGA
- a CDS encoding M20 family metallopeptidase produces MTVSLQMLADELAALRPRLDEVSLGIHARPELKFAEYHAQQALTDWLIESGFTVSAGVGGLDTAFVAVHEGSAPGPYVAVLAEYDALPGVGHGCGHNLIGAGGAAAAIGLVRALPGHPGTVAVIGTPGEETGGAGKVRLAEAGVFDGVDAAVMFHPSDRSVTTQHALAAAHLRVAFAGLSAHAAKSPWEGRSALAAVQVFLHAIDALRQFVPPTARLHGIVSDGGQAPNVVPARAAVDLYVRDRTTAAAEALVERVRSAAEGAALATGTRAEVTETGPLYAERRDNPVLAAHFGAAVRALGLDIAPDTPDAPAGSSDIGNLSQLLPVVHPYVQIAEAGTPAHSEAMREAAATPFAHDRAQLAATGLAKVAADLLTDPELLAEVRAEFGAVSAAAR; encoded by the coding sequence ATGACCGTTTCGCTTCAGATGCTGGCCGACGAACTCGCCGCGCTGCGCCCCCGGTTGGACGAGGTGAGTCTGGGCATCCACGCCCGGCCGGAGCTGAAGTTCGCCGAGTACCACGCCCAACAGGCGCTGACCGACTGGCTGATCGAGTCGGGATTCACGGTGTCGGCGGGCGTCGGCGGGCTCGACACGGCGTTCGTGGCAGTGCACGAGGGCAGCGCGCCGGGACCGTACGTCGCCGTCCTCGCGGAGTACGACGCGCTGCCCGGCGTCGGACACGGCTGCGGGCACAACCTGATCGGGGCGGGCGGCGCGGCGGCCGCGATCGGCCTGGTGCGGGCGCTGCCCGGGCATCCGGGGACGGTCGCCGTGATCGGCACGCCCGGCGAGGAGACGGGCGGGGCCGGGAAGGTGCGGCTGGCCGAGGCGGGGGTGTTCGACGGGGTCGACGCGGCGGTGATGTTCCACCCCTCCGACCGGTCGGTGACCACCCAACACGCCCTGGCCGCAGCCCACTTGCGGGTCGCCTTCGCAGGCCTCAGCGCGCACGCGGCGAAGTCGCCCTGGGAGGGGCGCAGCGCGCTCGCCGCCGTGCAGGTGTTCCTGCACGCCATCGACGCGCTGCGGCAGTTCGTGCCGCCGACCGCCCGGCTGCACGGCATCGTCTCGGACGGCGGCCAGGCCCCGAACGTGGTGCCCGCCCGCGCCGCGGTCGACCTGTACGTGCGGGACCGTACGACCGCGGCGGCCGAGGCGCTGGTCGAGCGGGTGCGCAGCGCGGCCGAGGGCGCTGCGCTGGCGACGGGGACGCGGGCGGAGGTGACCGAGACGGGTCCCTTGTACGCGGAGCGCCGCGACAACCCGGTGCTCGCCGCGCACTTCGGCGCGGCCGTGCGCGCACTGGGCCTGGACATCGCGCCCGACACCCCGGACGCGCCCGCCGGCTCCTCCGACATCGGCAACCTCTCCCAGCTCCTCCCGGTCGTCCACCCGTACGTCCAGATCGCCGAGGCCGGTACGCCCGCCCACTCGGAGGCGATGCGGGAGGCGGCGGCGACGCCCTTCGCGCACGACCGCGCCCAGCTCGCCGCGACCGGGCTCGCCAAGGTGGCCGCCGACCTGCTCACCGATCCGGAGCTGCTCGCCGAGGTGCGCGCGGAGTTCGGGGCCGTGAGCGCGGCGGCCCGGTGA
- a CDS encoding APC family permease, translating into MSNGTGRGLQANVLGTFDTVVMAVAGSAPAYSIAATTAVLAGAVGLAGPAALLYCAIPMLGIALAFSRLGRIDVNAGASYSWVGRTLHPFLGFLSGWALVVSATLFMVAGSLPAGSMTLALFDEGLADDTALSTLVGAAWFLVMLAVVLGGARLTVRAQLVMSGVELAVLALFAVLALVHSDTSLPFDWSWLGFGHFDGVSGFASGALVAAFYYWGWDVTSNLSEETRDSRRTTGLAGLIGVGVVFLLFEVFTIAANVILTSQQIEDNGANVLAVLGDEVWPGWGGKLLIVAVMLSTVATLETTLIQVTRSLFAMGRDRTMPSALGRVHRTWNTPWVSIAVVGAVALAMFVASNALGSVGDILADAISAIGLQIAVYYGLAGLAAVVAYRKTLLKSPSDFLLGGLWPLFGALFMFWILVESLGELDSAAIAIGVGGLATGLAPMLWYWRQGSDYYRPARLDASRTVEADYAPDGRAAAHATSYEGLPTDF; encoded by the coding sequence ATGAGCAACGGCACCGGAAGAGGGCTGCAGGCGAACGTCCTGGGCACCTTCGACACGGTGGTGATGGCGGTCGCGGGCAGCGCACCGGCGTACTCCATCGCCGCCACCACGGCGGTCCTGGCCGGCGCGGTGGGCCTGGCCGGCCCGGCGGCGCTGCTGTACTGCGCGATACCGATGCTGGGCATCGCGCTGGCGTTCAGCAGACTCGGCCGGATCGACGTCAACGCGGGGGCCAGCTACTCCTGGGTGGGGCGCACCCTCCATCCGTTCCTGGGCTTCCTCAGCGGCTGGGCGCTGGTGGTCTCGGCGACCCTCTTCATGGTGGCGGGGTCCCTGCCCGCCGGGTCGATGACCCTCGCCCTCTTCGACGAGGGGCTCGCCGACGACACGGCGCTGTCGACCCTCGTGGGCGCCGCCTGGTTCCTGGTGATGCTGGCGGTGGTGCTCGGCGGGGCGAGGCTCACCGTCCGCGCGCAGCTGGTCATGTCGGGCGTGGAACTGGCCGTGCTCGCGCTGTTCGCGGTGCTCGCCCTCGTCCACTCGGACACCTCGCTGCCGTTCGACTGGTCCTGGCTCGGCTTCGGCCACTTCGACGGCGTGTCCGGGTTCGCGTCGGGCGCGCTGGTCGCCGCGTTCTACTACTGGGGCTGGGACGTCACCAGCAACCTCAGCGAGGAGACCCGCGACAGCCGCCGCACGACCGGTCTCGCCGGGCTGATCGGGGTGGGCGTCGTCTTCCTGCTGTTCGAGGTGTTCACCATCGCGGCGAACGTGATCCTCACCTCGCAGCAGATCGAGGACAACGGCGCGAACGTGCTGGCGGTGCTCGGCGACGAGGTGTGGCCGGGGTGGGGCGGCAAGCTGCTGATCGTGGCCGTGATGCTGTCCACCGTCGCCACGCTGGAGACGACCCTGATCCAGGTCACCCGCTCACTGTTCGCGATGGGCCGCGACCGTACGATGCCATCCGCGCTGGGCCGGGTGCACCGCACGTGGAACACGCCCTGGGTGTCGATCGCGGTGGTCGGCGCGGTGGCGCTGGCGATGTTCGTCGCCTCCAACGCGCTGGGCTCGGTGGGCGACATCCTCGCCGACGCGATCTCGGCGATCGGTCTGCAGATCGCGGTCTACTACGGCCTCGCGGGTCTGGCGGCGGTCGTCGCCTACCGCAAGACACTGCTGAAGTCGCCGTCGGACTTCCTCCTCGGCGGGCTGTGGCCGCTGTTCGGCGCTCTGTTCATGTTCTGGATCCTCGTGGAGTCGCTCGGCGAGCTGGACTCCGCGGCGATCGCCATCGGCGTCGGCGGACTCGCGACGGGCCTGGCGCCGATGCTCTGGTACTGGCGGCAGGGCAGCGACTACTACCGGCCCGCCCGGCTGGACGCCTCGCGGACCGTCGAGGCCGACTACGCGCCCGACGGCCGCGCGGCCGCGCACGCCACCTCCTACGAGGGTCTCCCGACCGACTTCTGA
- the sthA gene encoding Si-specific NAD(P)(+) transhydrogenase, with protein sequence MPDFDMLVIGSGPGGQKAAIAAAKLGRRVAVVDRPDMVGGVSLHTGTIPSKTLREAVLYLTGLTQRDLYGQSYRLKEDITVADLTARTQHVVGREIDVIRSQLSRNHVSLFAGTGRFVDDHTIALREITGQDRLISAEHIVIATGTRPARPDSVEFDERTILDSDNVLTIERVPRSMVIVGAGVIGMEYASMFAALGSKVTVVEKRAGMLDMCDVEVIESLKYHLRDLAVTFRFGETVAAVERHPRGTLTVLASGKKIPADAVMYSAGRQGLTDELDLDKAGLAADPRGRIEVDEQYRTQVPHIYAVGDVIGFPALAATAMEQGRAAAYHAFGEPVGGMHRLQPIGIYTIPEISFVGRTEDQLTEDSVPFEVGVARYRELARGQIIGDAHGMLKLLVSPVDRTLLGVHCFGTGATELIHIGQSVMGCGGTVDYLVDAVFNYPTLAESYKVAALDATNRLRQLDRIGD encoded by the coding sequence GTGCCCGACTTCGACATGCTCGTCATCGGATCCGGTCCCGGCGGCCAGAAGGCGGCCATCGCCGCGGCCAAACTGGGTCGCCGGGTCGCCGTCGTAGACCGCCCCGACATGGTCGGCGGGGTCTCCCTCCACACCGGCACCATTCCCTCCAAGACCCTGCGCGAGGCGGTGCTGTACCTCACCGGTCTCACCCAGCGCGATCTGTACGGGCAGAGCTATCGCCTGAAGGAGGACATCACCGTCGCCGACCTGACCGCGCGCACCCAGCACGTGGTCGGGCGCGAGATCGACGTCATCCGCAGCCAGCTGTCCCGCAACCACGTCTCGCTGTTCGCCGGCACAGGCCGGTTCGTCGACGACCACACGATCGCCCTGCGGGAGATCACCGGTCAGGATCGGCTGATCAGCGCCGAGCACATCGTGATCGCCACGGGGACGCGGCCGGCCCGGCCGGACAGCGTGGAGTTCGACGAGCGGACCATCCTCGACTCCGACAACGTCCTGACGATCGAGCGGGTCCCGCGGTCCATGGTCATCGTGGGCGCGGGCGTCATCGGCATGGAGTACGCCAGCATGTTCGCCGCGCTCGGCAGCAAGGTGACGGTGGTGGAGAAGCGGGCCGGGATGCTCGACATGTGCGACGTCGAGGTCATCGAGTCGCTCAAGTACCACCTGCGGGACCTGGCGGTCACCTTCCGGTTCGGGGAGACCGTCGCCGCCGTCGAACGCCATCCGCGGGGCACGCTGACCGTGCTGGCCAGCGGCAAGAAGATACCGGCGGACGCGGTGATGTACTCGGCGGGCCGGCAGGGCCTCACCGACGAACTCGACCTGGACAAGGCGGGGTTGGCGGCGGACCCGCGCGGCCGGATCGAGGTCGACGAGCAGTACCGGACGCAGGTGCCGCACATCTACGCCGTCGGTGACGTCATCGGCTTCCCGGCGCTGGCGGCGACGGCGATGGAGCAGGGGCGGGCGGCCGCCTACCACGCCTTCGGCGAGCCGGTCGGGGGGATGCACCGGCTCCAGCCGATCGGCATCTACACCATCCCGGAGATCAGCTTCGTGGGCCGTACGGAGGATCAACTCACCGAGGACTCGGTGCCGTTCGAGGTGGGCGTCGCGCGCTACCGCGAGCTGGCCCGGGGGCAGATCATCGGCGACGCGCACGGGATGCTGAAGCTGCTGGTCTCTCCGGTGGACCGGACGCTGCTCGGGGTGCACTGCTTCGGCACCGGGGCGACCGAGCTGATCCACATCGGGCAGTCCGTGATGGGCTGCGGCGGCACGGTCGACTATCTGGTCGACGCGGTGTTCAACTACCCGACGCTGGCGGAGTCGTACAAGGTCGCGGCCCTGGACGCCACCAACCGGCTGCGCCAACTGGACCGGATCGGGGACTGA
- a CDS encoding MMPL family transporter, which produces MGAMAPTTAGKPRRGGLRRLGAWCARHFLIVIIAWLVALVALQLIDRAVGGTYEDNFQLPDTQSEKGLEVLKEHDPQAGGYSAQIVLHDDKQALSALSSQMSTTVGDLQKLPHVLSVQNPLSQSPTKVGPVSSDGKTGYVTVRFDKQPNTLGDDYLNGVDKAVQPLRSAGAEVEYGGSLGELARPEANDRISELIGFAVAVVVLLIGFGSVIAAGLPLVTALIGVVGGLAVLGLLAAAFTFATVSPTLATMIGLGVGIDYALFLITRHRQTLMNGADPAEAAGHATATSGRAVLVSGTTVIIALMGLYASGVSFIGKLGLAAAITVVSAVIGALTLVPALLGLIGHHIDRWHVRTPVAETDAEPGATPHGTWHRYAKRVERRPWQYLGGGVAVIAILAIPVFSIQLGHIGDGADPTSFTDRRAYDLMTDAFGPGSNGPLTVVIDQTSVPSDKRADLQSQAQKTLNAVPDADTVTPLTTTQDGDVLLATVYSTQAPQDAVTTGLTNRLKDTTLPEAVSGYDAKGYVTGTTAAQVDFRDIVASRLPLIICVVVGLAFLIILAVFRGLLVAVKAAVLNVLSITASYGVVVAVFQWGWGGPALGVNGDVPIESYVPMMMFAIIFGLSMDYEIFLLSRVHENWLRTGDAKDSVAHALEITARVITCAALIMVSVFAAFIISDNIVVKMLGLGLAVSVLIDATVVRLLMVPAVMTLLGPRAWWTPHWLDRILPHIDAEGDAENLSPTSDASDAQESGRAS; this is translated from the coding sequence ATGGGCGCTATGGCACCCACCACCGCCGGGAAACCGCGACGCGGGGGACTGCGCAGGCTCGGCGCCTGGTGCGCCCGTCACTTCCTGATCGTCATCATCGCGTGGCTGGTGGCCCTGGTCGCCCTCCAGCTGATCGACCGCGCCGTCGGCGGTACCTACGAGGACAACTTCCAGCTTCCGGACACCCAGTCCGAGAAGGGCCTCGAGGTCCTCAAGGAGCACGACCCGCAGGCCGGCGGCTACAGCGCCCAGATCGTCCTGCACGACGACAAGCAGGCCCTGAGCGCGCTGAGCTCGCAGATGTCCACCACGGTCGGCGACCTGCAGAAGCTGCCCCATGTGCTCTCGGTGCAGAACCCCCTCTCGCAGTCCCCGACCAAGGTCGGCCCGGTGTCGAGCGACGGCAAGACCGGTTACGTCACCGTCCGCTTCGACAAACAGCCCAACACCCTCGGCGACGACTACCTGAACGGCGTCGACAAGGCCGTCCAGCCGCTGCGGTCGGCCGGCGCCGAGGTCGAGTACGGCGGCTCTCTCGGCGAACTGGCCCGGCCCGAGGCCAACGACCGGATCAGCGAGCTGATCGGTTTCGCGGTCGCCGTCGTCGTCCTGCTCATCGGCTTCGGCAGTGTCATCGCGGCCGGTCTGCCCCTGGTCACCGCACTGATCGGTGTCGTCGGCGGACTCGCCGTCCTGGGGCTGCTGGCCGCCGCGTTCACCTTCGCGACCGTCTCCCCGACCCTCGCCACCATGATCGGCCTCGGCGTGGGCATCGACTACGCCCTGTTCCTGATCACCCGGCACCGGCAGACCCTGATGAACGGCGCCGATCCCGCCGAGGCCGCCGGACACGCCACCGCCACCAGCGGCCGCGCCGTCCTGGTCTCCGGCACCACCGTGATCATCGCACTGATGGGCCTGTACGCGTCCGGCGTGTCCTTCATCGGCAAACTCGGCCTCGCCGCCGCCATCACCGTGGTCTCCGCCGTCATCGGCGCCCTCACCCTCGTCCCCGCCCTGCTCGGGCTCATCGGCCACCACATCGACCGCTGGCACGTGCGCACACCCGTCGCCGAGACCGACGCCGAACCGGGCGCCACCCCGCACGGCACCTGGCACCGCTACGCCAAGCGCGTCGAGCGCAGACCCTGGCAGTACCTCGGAGGCGGCGTCGCCGTCATCGCGATCCTCGCCATCCCCGTCTTCTCCATCCAGCTCGGTCACATCGGCGACGGAGCCGACCCGACCTCCTTCACCGACCGGCGGGCCTACGACTTGATGACCGACGCCTTCGGCCCCGGCTCCAACGGGCCCCTCACCGTCGTCATCGACCAGACGTCCGTCCCCTCCGACAAACGCGCCGACCTCCAGTCCCAGGCGCAGAAGACCCTGAACGCCGTGCCCGACGCGGACACCGTCACCCCGCTGACGACCACCCAGGACGGCGACGTGCTGCTCGCCACCGTCTACTCCACGCAGGCCCCGCAGGACGCCGTCACCACCGGCCTGACGAACAGGCTCAAGGACACGACCCTGCCCGAGGCGGTCTCCGGCTACGACGCCAAGGGCTATGTCACCGGCACCACGGCCGCCCAGGTCGACTTCCGCGACATCGTCGCCAGTCGGCTGCCCCTGATCATCTGTGTGGTCGTCGGCCTCGCCTTCCTGATCATCCTCGCCGTCTTCCGCGGCCTCCTGGTCGCCGTCAAGGCCGCCGTCCTCAACGTCCTGTCCATCACGGCCTCGTACGGCGTGGTCGTCGCCGTCTTCCAGTGGGGTTGGGGCGGTCCCGCGCTGGGCGTCAACGGCGACGTGCCCATCGAGAGCTATGTGCCGATGATGATGTTCGCGATCATCTTCGGCCTCAGCATGGACTACGAGATCTTCCTGCTCTCCCGCGTCCACGAGAACTGGCTGCGCACCGGCGACGCCAAGGACTCCGTGGCCCACGCCCTGGAGATCACCGCCCGAGTCATCACCTGCGCCGCGCTGATCATGGTGAGCGTGTTCGCGGCGTTCATCATCAGCGACAACATCGTCGTCAAGATGCTGGGCCTGGGCCTCGCCGTCAGCGTGCTGATCGACGCCACCGTGGTACGGCTGCTCATGGTGCCCGCGGTGATGACGCTGCTGGGACCGCGCGCCTGGTGGACACCGCACTGGCTGGACCGGATCCTGCCGCACATCGACGCCGAGGGCGACGCCGAGAACCTCAGCCCGACGTCGGACGCATCCGACGCACAGGAGTCAGGACGAGCATCGTGA
- a CDS encoding PP2C family protein-serine/threonine phosphatase, which produces MGPVHGEPRGWLRGAPPPRWVRALPLALIAGVCAATLASPDPLDIGFLLGAIPPLAVLSYGPLATALLGAVVVVMLNVPAFRLDQPGQTDVLTVVFVAVLSVFVAFVSRRRDVQLDTERTIAEAAQRALVPPVPDRVGPVRCAGLYRAAERGTLVGGDFFDVRESVHGVRAVLGDVRGHGLAAVATVASLLGAFREAALDQPDLAAVAARLDRRLVVDSARVAHAELFATAVLLEFTPTADAVRIVVCGHPPPVLLRDGTAVEVDVVPWTPLGLGLPDITPLTTRTVPLRAGDRLFLASDGVWEARDTTGAFYPLTARLPALAVDADPTDRADPTDPTDPSDPTDPTDPSDPTDSDPSDPSDPADLADRVWADVVRHSPAVRDDVTMLVLTPVRRMRPTSG; this is translated from the coding sequence GTGGGACCAGTGCACGGGGAACCGCGGGGCTGGCTGCGGGGCGCGCCGCCGCCGCGCTGGGTGCGGGCGCTGCCGCTGGCGCTGATCGCGGGCGTCTGCGCGGCCACGCTGGCCAGCCCCGACCCGTTGGACATCGGCTTCCTGCTGGGCGCCATCCCGCCGCTCGCCGTGCTGTCGTACGGCCCGCTGGCGACCGCCCTTCTCGGCGCGGTCGTGGTCGTGATGCTCAATGTGCCGGCGTTCCGGCTCGACCAGCCGGGGCAGACCGATGTGCTGACGGTGGTGTTCGTGGCCGTGCTGAGCGTGTTCGTGGCGTTCGTGAGCCGTCGGCGGGACGTGCAGCTGGACACCGAGCGCACGATCGCCGAGGCGGCGCAGCGCGCCCTGGTGCCGCCGGTGCCGGATCGGGTGGGGCCGGTGCGCTGCGCGGGTCTGTACCGGGCGGCGGAGCGCGGGACGCTGGTCGGCGGCGACTTCTTCGACGTGCGGGAGAGCGTCCACGGGGTGCGGGCGGTGCTGGGCGATGTGCGGGGGCACGGGCTGGCGGCGGTGGCGACGGTGGCCTCGCTGCTCGGCGCGTTCCGGGAGGCGGCGCTGGACCAGCCGGATCTGGCGGCGGTGGCCGCCCGGCTCGACCGCCGGCTGGTGGTGGACTCGGCGCGGGTGGCGCACGCCGAGCTGTTCGCGACGGCCGTCCTGCTGGAGTTCACGCCTACCGCGGACGCCGTGCGCATCGTCGTCTGCGGCCATCCGCCGCCGGTGCTGCTGCGCGACGGCACGGCCGTCGAGGTGGACGTCGTCCCCTGGACGCCGCTGGGCCTGGGGCTGCCGGACATCACCCCGCTCACCACGCGGACGGTGCCGCTGCGGGCCGGCGACCGCCTGTTCCTCGCCTCCGACGGCGTCTGGGAGGCCAGGGACACGACCGGCGCCTTCTACCCCCTCACGGCCCGCCTGCCCGCCCTCGCCGTCGACGCAGACCCGACCGACCGAGCCGACCCGACCGACCCCACCGACCCGTCTGATCCGACCGACCCCACCGACCCGTCTGATCCGACCGACTCTGACCCGTCTGATCCGTCTGATCCGGCCGACCTCGCCGACCGGGTCTGGGCCGACGTCGTACGCCACTCCCCCGCCGTCCGCGACGACGTCACGATGCTCGTCCTGACTCCTGTGCGTCGGATGCGTCCGACGTCGGGCTGA